One Gammaproteobacteria bacterium DNA segment encodes these proteins:
- the nikB gene encoding nickel ABC transporter permease, producing MIHGLLSRLLSALVVVAGVSVLVFLLIHLVPGDPVEVMLGEGARPADRVELERALGLHQPLPVQLADYFSGLVRGDLGDSLHSRQPVMEVIAGRLPATVVLAVAALVVALVLAVPLGLVAAVRPDSAWDSGAMTFSMVGVSIPNFVLGPLLILLFSVHLGWLPVSGWEGPASLVLPAVTLGTAMAAILSRMVRSALLDVLGEDYIRTARAKGLDELTIVVRHGLRNAALPVITVVGLQLGTLLGGAVITETVFAWPGIGQLTVEAIQRRDYPVLQGCILVISLAYVVINTLTDLAYGVLDPRVRIGTP from the coding sequence GTGATCCACGGGCTGCTGTCGCGACTGCTGTCGGCCCTGGTGGTGGTGGCGGGCGTCTCGGTGCTGGTGTTCCTGCTCATCCACCTGGTGCCGGGGGATCCGGTGGAGGTGATGCTGGGGGAGGGTGCCCGGCCCGCGGATCGGGTGGAACTCGAACGGGCCCTGGGTCTCCACCAGCCCCTGCCCGTGCAGTTGGCGGATTATTTCTCGGGGCTGGTGAGGGGTGACCTGGGCGATTCCCTCCATTCCCGGCAGCCGGTGATGGAGGTCATCGCCGGGCGCCTCCCCGCCACCGTGGTGCTGGCCGTCGCCGCCCTGGTGGTGGCCCTGGTTTTGGCCGTGCCCCTGGGGCTGGTGGCGGCGGTACGCCCCGACAGCGCCTGGGACAGCGGCGCCATGACCTTCTCCATGGTGGGGGTGTCCATTCCGAACTTCGTCCTCGGGCCCCTGCTCATCCTGCTGTTCTCGGTCCACCTGGGGTGGCTGCCGGTGAGTGGCTGGGAGGGGCCGGCGTCCCTGGTGCTGCCCGCCGTCACCCTGGGCACGGCCATGGCCGCCATCCTCTCGCGCATGGTGCGCTCGGCGCTGCTGGACGTGCTGGGGGAGGACTACATCCGTACCGCCCGGGCCAAGGGTCTCGACGAGTTGACCATCGTGGTGCGCCACGGCCTGCGCAATGCCGCGCTGCCGGTGATCACCGTGGTGGGTCTGCAACTGGGTACGCTCCTGGGAGGGGCGGTGATCACCGAGACGGTGTTCGCATGGCCCGGCATCGGGCAGTTGACGGTGGAGGCCATCCAGCGCCGGGATTACCCGGTGCTGCAGGGCTGCATCCTGGTTATCAGCCTGGCCTATGTGGTCATCAATACTCTCACGGACCTGGCCTACGGGGTGCTGGACCCGCGGGTGAGGATAGGCACCCCTTGA
- the lipB gene encoding lipoyl(octanoyl) transferase LipB — protein MCASPSEALAVSRPPVVRELGRVDYLDVLARMKAFTDERDAATLDEMWLVEHPPVFTLGQAGRPEHVLAPGNIPLVQSDRGGQVTYHGPGQAVMYTLLDLGRRGLGVKALVGLLEEAVIRLLATAGVVAARREGAPGVYVAGAKVAALGLRVRRRCSYHGVALNVDMDLAPYTRINPCGYPGQPVTSLRALGIPWDQAEAGRRLARSFLELLEGPR, from the coding sequence GTGTGCGCTTCGCCCTCTGAGGCCCTCGCGGTCTCCCGGCCGCCGGTGGTCCGGGAACTGGGGCGGGTGGATTACCTCGACGTGCTCGCGCGGATGAAGGCGTTCACCGATGAGCGGGATGCCGCGACGCTCGACGAGATGTGGCTGGTGGAGCACCCGCCCGTGTTCACCCTCGGCCAGGCGGGCCGGCCGGAGCATGTGCTGGCCCCGGGGAATATCCCCCTGGTGCAGAGTGACCGCGGCGGGCAGGTGACCTATCACGGCCCCGGGCAGGCCGTCATGTATACCCTCCTGGACCTCGGCCGCCGCGGCCTCGGGGTCAAGGCCCTGGTGGGCCTGCTGGAAGAGGCCGTGATCCGGCTGCTCGCCACCGCGGGCGTAGTGGCGGCGCGGCGGGAGGGTGCCCCGGGAGTCTACGTGGCGGGTGCCAAGGTGGCTGCCCTCGGGCTGCGGGTGCGGCGCCGCTGCAGCTACCATGGGGTGGCCCTCAACGTCGATATGGACCTCGCCCCCTACACCCGCATCAATCCCTGCGGCTACCCCGGTCAGCCGGTCACCTCCCTGCGGGCCCTGGGGATCCCCTGGGACCAGGCCGAGGCCGGCCGGCGGCTGGCGCGGTCGTTCCTGGAACTCCTGGAAGGTCCGCGGTGA
- a CDS encoding DUF493 domain-containing protein, translating to MSATDDDSLLSFPCSFPIKAMGRMDDDLEALVVELIGRHVPAHHIDEVTTRASGQQRYLAVTVTIQATSRAQLDAIYMDLTADSRVRFAL from the coding sequence ATGTCCGCAACCGACGACGACAGCCTGCTGAGTTTCCCCTGTTCCTTTCCCATCAAGGCCATGGGGCGCATGGATGACGACCTGGAGGCCCTGGTGGTGGAACTCATCGGCCGCCACGTGCCGGCCCATCACATCGACGAAGTGACCACCCGAGCCAGCGGCCAGCAGCGCTACCTGGCGGTGACCGTCACCATCCAGGCCACCAGTCGCGCCCAATTGGACGCCATCTACATGGATCTCACCGCCGACAGTCGTGTGCGCTTCGCCCTCTGA
- a CDS encoding nitronate monooxygenase translates to MKRLDDYRLTWDQQELVPLMIGGMGVDISAAELALEAARLGGVGHISDAMVPTVTDRRFRTRYVKDKLKKYKLNVASSDKSGVKFDLGQLADATRMHVGRTMEAKTGAGMVFINCMEKLGMNDPKATLRVRLTAALDAGIDGITLSAGLHLGSFELISDHPRFRDAKLGIIVSSVRALVLFLKRAARLDRLPDFIVVEGPLAGGHLGFGEDWREYDLWDIFLEVKHYLQAQGLDIPLIPAGGIFTGADAARYMAAGAAAVQVATRFTVTRECGLPDKVKQEYFKVNEDEIEVNLLSPTGYPMRMISSSPAIGAGTRPNCEAFGYLLDRTGNCAYIEAYNREVERHPDSKSISVPDKTCLCTHMRNFDCWTCGHYAYRLKETSHRQPDGSYAVLSAEEVFNDYRYNIEPAVLPLAASS, encoded by the coding sequence ATGAAGAGACTGGATGATTATCGCCTGACCTGGGACCAGCAGGAACTGGTACCCCTGATGATCGGGGGCATGGGGGTGGACATCTCCGCCGCCGAACTGGCCCTCGAGGCGGCCCGCCTCGGCGGCGTCGGTCACATCTCCGATGCCATGGTACCGACGGTCACCGACCGCCGCTTCCGCACCCGCTACGTCAAGGACAAGCTCAAGAAGTACAAGCTCAACGTCGCCAGCTCGGACAAGTCCGGGGTGAAATTCGACCTCGGCCAGCTGGCCGATGCCACGCGCATGCACGTGGGCCGCACCATGGAGGCCAAGACGGGCGCGGGCATGGTGTTCATCAACTGCATGGAAAAGCTGGGGATGAACGACCCGAAGGCCACCCTGCGGGTGCGCCTCACGGCGGCCCTCGACGCCGGCATCGACGGCATCACCCTGAGTGCGGGGCTGCATCTCGGCTCCTTCGAGCTCATCTCCGACCACCCGCGCTTCCGCGATGCCAAGCTCGGCATCATCGTGTCGTCGGTGCGCGCCCTGGTGTTGTTTCTCAAGCGCGCCGCGCGCCTCGACCGCCTGCCCGACTTCATCGTGGTGGAGGGCCCCCTGGCGGGTGGCCACCTCGGCTTCGGCGAGGACTGGCGGGAATACGACCTGTGGGACATCTTCCTCGAGGTCAAGCACTATCTGCAGGCCCAGGGGCTCGATATCCCCCTGATCCCCGCGGGCGGCATCTTCACGGGCGCCGACGCGGCACGCTACATGGCCGCCGGCGCCGCCGCGGTCCAGGTGGCCACCCGTTTCACCGTGACCCGCGAGTGCGGTCTGCCCGATAAGGTCAAGCAGGAATACTTCAAGGTGAACGAGGACGAGATCGAGGTCAACCTGCTGTCCCCCACGGGCTACCCGATGCGCATGATCAGCTCGTCGCCCGCCATCGGCGCCGGCACCCGCCCTAACTGCGAGGCCTTCGGCTACCTGCTGGACCGCACCGGCAACTGCGCCTATATCGAGGCCTACAACCGCGAGGTGGAGCGCCACCCCGATTCCAAGTCCATCAGCGTCCCCGACAAGACCTGCCTGTGCACCCACATGCGCAACTTCGACTGCTGGACCTGCGGTCACTACGCCTACCGGCTCAAGGAGACCAGCCACCGCCAGCCCGACGGCAGCTATGCGGTGCTGAGCGCCGAGGAGGTATTCAACGACTATCGCTACAACATCGAGCCCGCGGTGCTGCCCCTGGCGGCATCGAGCTGA
- the djlA gene encoding co-chaperone DjlA, whose product MAWWGKVFGGAFGFMLGGPLGALIGAALGHNFDAGLDKTERLDYDGGLNERERVQTAFFTATFSVMGRLAKADGRVSEDEIEVARAIMNQMGLGAEQRRLAQRLFNQGKGADFDLDAVLHQLRRECRRRHSLLRLFLEIQFQAAYADGAVHPEERQLLHHIGMTLGFDQREFDVVEGRVKAERHFRHGPDRNIRGLSLQDAYAVLGVKPDADADTVKKAYRRLMSQNHPDKLVSKGLPEEMIKVATEKTQEIKAAYEAIREAKGY is encoded by the coding sequence ATGGCTTGGTGGGGCAAGGTCTTCGGCGGGGCCTTCGGTTTCATGCTGGGCGGTCCCCTGGGCGCCCTCATCGGCGCCGCCCTGGGCCATAACTTCGACGCCGGCTTGGACAAGACCGAACGCCTGGATTACGACGGCGGCCTCAACGAGCGTGAGCGCGTCCAGACCGCCTTCTTCACCGCCACCTTCAGCGTCATGGGGCGGCTCGCCAAGGCGGACGGGCGGGTCAGCGAGGACGAGATCGAAGTCGCCCGGGCGATCATGAACCAGATGGGCCTGGGGGCCGAGCAACGGCGCCTGGCCCAACGGTTGTTCAACCAGGGCAAGGGCGCCGATTTCGACCTCGATGCGGTGCTCCACCAGCTGCGTCGCGAGTGCCGGCGCCGTCACAGCCTGCTGCGCCTGTTCCTGGAGATCCAGTTCCAGGCCGCCTATGCGGACGGGGCGGTGCACCCCGAAGAGCGCCAGCTGCTCCACCACATCGGCATGACCCTGGGTTTCGACCAGCGGGAATTCGATGTGGTGGAGGGCCGGGTCAAGGCCGAGCGCCATTTCCGCCACGGCCCGGACCGCAACATCCGCGGCCTCAGCCTGCAGGACGCCTACGCGGTGCTGGGCGTCAAGCCCGATGCCGATGCCGACACCGTGAAGAAGGCCTACCGCCGCCTCATGAGCCAGAACCATCCGGACAAGCTGGTCTCCAAGGGGCTGCCGGAGGAGATGATCAAGGTGGCCACGGAGAAGACCCAGGAGATCAAGGCCGCCTACGAGGCCATCCGCGAGGCCAAGGGTTACTGA
- a CDS encoding energy-coupling factor ABC transporter permease has protein sequence MNGWLSALAWVVLALVLRQALMGARWRRLADDGLMHPYFASTVILMVMWTLKASVDAGLGFHFVGATLLTLMFGWRLALLAAFVALLGSYITLGGDPQVFAVNLLLKSGFPILVSHGLLRLVQRRLPHHVFVYIFVNGFFGAALAVLAQVTGIALVLAMTGAYAAGYLVSDYLAFAPLMMFGEAWITGMLVAIFVSYWPALLSTFDDRSYLTDKTP, from the coding sequence TTGAACGGATGGCTGTCGGCCCTGGCCTGGGTCGTCCTGGCCCTGGTCCTGCGCCAAGCCCTGATGGGTGCGAGGTGGCGCAGGCTGGCCGACGATGGCCTGATGCATCCCTATTTCGCCAGCACCGTGATCCTCATGGTGATGTGGACCCTGAAGGCCAGCGTGGATGCCGGGCTGGGTTTCCATTTCGTCGGCGCCACCCTCCTCACCCTGATGTTCGGATGGCGGCTGGCCCTGCTGGCAGCCTTCGTGGCGCTGCTGGGCAGCTATATCACCCTGGGCGGGGATCCGCAGGTCTTCGCCGTCAACCTGCTGTTGAAGAGCGGGTTCCCCATCCTGGTGAGTCATGGGCTTTTGCGTCTGGTACAGCGTCGCCTGCCCCATCATGTCTTCGTGTATATCTTCGTCAACGGGTTCTTCGGCGCCGCCCTGGCGGTGTTGGCCCAGGTGACGGGGATCGCCTTGGTGCTGGCCATGACGGGCGCCTATGCCGCGGGCTACCTGGTGTCGGATTACCTCGCCTTCGCGCCCCTGATGATGTTCGGGGAGGCCTGGATAACGGGCATGCTGGTGGCCATCTTCGTGAGCTACTGGCCCGCCTTGCTGTCCACCTTCGACGACCGCAGCTACCTCACCGACAAGACGCCCTGA
- a CDS encoding efflux RND transporter periplasmic adaptor subunit — protein sequence MTRRLAVACTLLFMTAGPAPATAAEPAPLPFATVAVDYQEVVRIDSFNATIEAVNRSTVSAQTSGQVNQVNFDVDDYVPKGEVLLRLRDTEQQAQLNQAEASLQEARARYAEARDQFQRMEKLFEDNNVSRSEMDRVRAELDAARARRDAAEAGLARAREQLDYTVVRAPFGGIVVSRHVEQGETVNPGQPLMTGFSLEQLRAVTEVPQNLIGNIREESRARVLIPGPQGRELPAVKLTFAPYADTSTHTFRIRVDLPPGEEDIYPGSFVKVGFITGRDRALLVPADAVAFRSEVRAVYVVDDAGRISFRQVRLGRNLGPHIEVLAGVEAGEKVALDPVRAATYRKEQGRRGDGEAS from the coding sequence ATGACTCGAAGACTCGCGGTCGCGTGCACCCTGCTGTTCATGACCGCCGGCCCGGCCCCGGCAACCGCCGCCGAGCCCGCCCCGCTGCCTTTCGCGACGGTGGCGGTGGATTATCAGGAGGTGGTGCGCATCGATAGCTTCAATGCCACCATCGAGGCGGTCAACCGTTCCACCGTATCCGCCCAGACCTCCGGCCAGGTCAACCAGGTCAATTTCGACGTTGACGATTATGTCCCCAAGGGCGAGGTACTGTTGCGGCTCAGGGACACGGAGCAGCAGGCTCAGCTCAATCAGGCCGAGGCCAGCCTCCAGGAGGCCCGCGCCCGCTACGCCGAGGCCCGTGATCAATTCCAGCGCATGGAAAAACTGTTCGAGGACAACAACGTCTCCCGTTCCGAGATGGACCGGGTGCGGGCCGAACTCGACGCCGCCCGGGCGCGCCGTGATGCCGCCGAGGCCGGTCTCGCCCGCGCCAGAGAGCAGCTCGACTACACGGTGGTGAGGGCGCCCTTCGGCGGTATCGTGGTGTCCCGCCACGTGGAGCAGGGAGAAACGGTGAATCCGGGCCAGCCCCTGATGACGGGTTTTTCCCTGGAGCAACTGCGGGCCGTCACCGAGGTGCCCCAGAACCTCATCGGCAACATCCGGGAGGAATCCCGCGCCCGGGTGCTGATCCCCGGACCGCAGGGTCGCGAACTGCCGGCGGTCAAGCTGACCTTCGCCCCCTACGCCGACACCAGCACCCATACCTTCCGTATCCGCGTCGATCTGCCGCCCGGTGAGGAAGACATCTATCCCGGCTCCTTCGTCAAGGTGGGCTTCATCACCGGCCGCGACCGGGCGCTCCTGGTGCCCGCCGACGCCGTCGCCTTCCGCAGCGAGGTGCGGGCCGTCTACGTGGTGGACGACGCCGGCCGCATCAGCTTCAGGCAGGTGCGTCTCGGGCGCAATCTGGGGCCCCACATCGAGGTGCTGGCGGGTGTCGAGGCCGGTGAAAAGGTGGCCCTCGACCCGGTACGTGCCGCCACCTACCGCAAAGAGCAGGGCCGCCGCGGCGACGGGGAGGCGTCCTGA
- a CDS encoding efflux RND transporter permease subunit: MAEELGFSGRVARSFYRSEITPLLALVGLLLGLFAIMVTPREEEPQINVTFANVFVPFPGASSEEVESLVSTPAEQVFSEIEGVKHVYSVSRPGMAVLTVRYEVGENRTDAIVRLYEKIFSNQDWLPDNLGVGEPIVKAKGIDDVPIVTLTLWTESEDKGAHELQKVAHAIEAELKRVAGTREVYTVGGPDNVVHVTLDPVRLAGFGIAISDLRQSLAAANTTLAAGAVTRDNLEIIVQAGEFLVDVDGIASLIVGVHEGAPVHLRDVADIRLGADQPESYVWTGAGPAAPDNGMALSGKYPAVTVAVGKQPGTNAVAVAAQVIERFEQLKGVFVPDDVQATITRNYGLTADQKAKKLITKLAFATASVVLLVLIALGWREAIIVGTAVVITLMATLFASWAWGFTLNRVSLFALIFSIGILVDDAIVVVENIHRHMHMGGRTLRESIPLAVDEVGGPTILATFTVIAALLPMAFVTGLMGPYMSPIPINASFGMLLSLIIAFVVTPWLSLKILGPLDTAHAGQGAHDEDKAPGALDRLFRTTLTPFLQGRGGAAKRWLMLGGILILIALSLSLAVFQSVVLKMLPFDNKSEFQVVVDMPEGTAVERTAHVLDELTAYLATVPEVTDFQVYAGTAAPINFNGLVRQYYLRESAELGDIQVNLVDKSLRDRESHAIAQAVRGPLQEIGEGFDAVVKVVEVPPGPPVQAPLVAEIYGLSYEGQSRVAKAVREVFEATPDIVDVDDSVVAPAPKLVARIDQHKAALLGVPQQVAVSAIRSVLAGEDMSYLHGGKVKYPVPVRAEFSVADKADTRSLLKLRVRSNDGTLVPLSEFVTLVETRRENSIHHKDLLPVTYVTGNMAGDLDSPLYGMFEIFASLGDITVEGDYTLDQFLFSQPENPYTYSIKWDGEWQVTFETFRDMGIAYGVGMILIYLLVVAQFRSYLTPLIIMAPIPLTIIGVMPGHALLGFQFTATSMIGMIALAGIIVRNSILLVDFINQTVEAGSSFQEAVIQAGAVRAKPIVLTGLAAMIGAFFIIDDPIFSGLAVSLIFGILVSTVLTLVVIPVMYYAFNYRKLGS, from the coding sequence ATGGCTGAGGAACTCGGCTTCTCGGGGCGCGTCGCCCGCAGCTTCTACCGCTCGGAGATCACCCCCCTGCTGGCCCTGGTGGGGCTGCTGCTGGGGCTGTTCGCCATTATGGTGACACCGCGCGAAGAAGAGCCCCAGATCAATGTCACCTTCGCCAACGTCTTCGTGCCCTTTCCGGGGGCCTCCAGCGAAGAGGTGGAAAGCCTCGTCAGTACCCCGGCGGAGCAGGTGTTTTCCGAAATCGAGGGCGTCAAGCACGTCTATTCCGTCTCGCGGCCGGGCATGGCGGTCCTGACGGTGCGCTACGAGGTGGGCGAGAACCGCACCGACGCCATCGTCAGGCTCTACGAGAAGATCTTCTCCAACCAGGACTGGCTGCCGGACAACCTCGGTGTCGGCGAACCCATCGTCAAGGCCAAGGGCATCGACGATGTGCCCATCGTCACCCTCACCCTGTGGACCGAGAGCGAAGATAAGGGCGCCCACGAACTCCAGAAGGTGGCCCACGCCATCGAGGCCGAACTGAAGCGGGTCGCCGGCACCCGCGAGGTCTACACCGTGGGGGGGCCGGACAACGTGGTCCACGTCACCCTGGACCCGGTGCGCCTGGCGGGTTTCGGCATCGCCATCTCGGACCTGCGGCAGTCGCTTGCCGCCGCCAACACCACCCTGGCGGCGGGCGCCGTCACCCGGGACAATCTCGAGATCATCGTGCAGGCGGGGGAGTTCCTGGTGGATGTGGACGGCATCGCCTCCCTCATCGTGGGCGTCCATGAGGGCGCGCCGGTGCATCTGCGCGACGTGGCGGACATCCGCCTGGGCGCCGACCAGCCCGAGAGCTACGTCTGGACGGGGGCGGGCCCGGCCGCCCCCGACAACGGTATGGCGCTCTCCGGCAAGTACCCGGCCGTGACCGTGGCGGTGGGCAAGCAACCCGGCACCAATGCGGTGGCGGTGGCCGCCCAGGTCATCGAGCGCTTCGAACAATTGAAGGGTGTGTTCGTCCCCGACGACGTGCAGGCCACCATCACCCGCAACTACGGCCTCACGGCGGATCAGAAGGCCAAGAAGCTCATCACCAAGCTGGCCTTCGCCACCGCCTCCGTGGTGCTGCTGGTGCTCATCGCCCTGGGCTGGCGCGAGGCCATCATCGTCGGCACCGCCGTCGTGATCACCCTCATGGCCACCCTGTTCGCCTCCTGGGCCTGGGGCTTCACCCTGAACCGGGTGTCCCTGTTCGCCCTCATCTTCTCCATCGGCATCCTGGTGGACGACGCCATCGTGGTGGTGGAAAACATCCACCGTCACATGCACATGGGGGGCAGGACCCTGCGGGAGTCCATCCCCCTGGCGGTGGACGAGGTGGGCGGCCCCACCATCCTCGCCACCTTCACCGTCATCGCCGCGCTGCTGCCCATGGCCTTCGTCACGGGCCTCATGGGCCCTTATATGAGCCCCATTCCCATCAACGCCAGCTTCGGCATGCTGTTGTCCCTGATCATCGCCTTCGTGGTCACACCGTGGCTCTCCCTCAAGATCCTCGGCCCCCTGGACACCGCCCACGCCGGCCAGGGCGCCCATGACGAAGACAAGGCGCCGGGGGCCCTGGACCGGCTGTTCAGAACCACCCTGACCCCCTTCCTCCAGGGACGTGGCGGCGCCGCCAAACGCTGGCTGATGCTGGGGGGAATCCTCATCCTCATCGCCCTGTCCCTGAGCCTGGCGGTGTTCCAGTCGGTGGTCCTCAAGATGTTGCCCTTCGACAACAAGTCGGAGTTCCAGGTGGTGGTGGACATGCCCGAAGGCACGGCAGTGGAGCGCACCGCCCACGTCCTGGATGAACTCACGGCCTATCTCGCCACGGTACCCGAGGTCACGGACTTCCAGGTCTACGCGGGCACCGCGGCCCCCATCAATTTCAACGGTCTGGTACGCCAGTACTACCTGCGGGAAAGCGCCGAGCTCGGCGACATCCAGGTGAATCTGGTGGACAAGAGTCTGCGCGATCGCGAGAGCCATGCCATCGCTCAGGCGGTGCGCGGCCCGCTGCAGGAGATAGGCGAAGGCTTCGACGCGGTAGTCAAGGTGGTGGAGGTGCCCCCCGGACCGCCCGTTCAGGCCCCCCTGGTAGCGGAGATCTACGGCCTCAGCTATGAGGGCCAGTCGCGGGTGGCCAAGGCCGTGCGCGAGGTCTTCGAGGCCACTCCCGACATCGTCGACGTGGACGACAGCGTGGTGGCGCCGGCGCCCAAGCTGGTGGCCCGCATCGACCAGCACAAGGCCGCCCTGCTGGGGGTGCCGCAGCAGGTGGCCGTATCCGCCATCCGCTCGGTGCTGGCGGGCGAGGACATGAGCTATCTCCATGGCGGCAAGGTCAAATACCCGGTGCCCGTGCGCGCGGAGTTCTCGGTGGCGGACAAGGCCGATACCAGGAGCCTGCTGAAGCTCAGGGTGCGCAGCAACGACGGCACCCTGGTGCCCCTGTCGGAGTTCGTGACCCTGGTGGAGACCCGGCGGGAGAACTCCATCCACCACAAGGATCTGTTGCCCGTGACCTACGTCACCGGCAACATGGCGGGCGATCTGGATAGTCCCCTCTACGGAATGTTCGAAATCTTCGCAAGCCTCGGCGACATCACCGTGGAGGGCGACTACACCCTGGACCAGTTTCTGTTCAGCCAGCCGGAGAACCCCTACACCTACAGCATCAAATGGGACGGCGAGTGGCAGGTCACTTTCGAGACCTTCCGCGACATGGGGATCGCCTACGGCGTGGGCATGATCCTCATCTACCTCCTGGTGGTGGCCCAGTTCCGCTCCTACCTGACGCCGCTGATCATCATGGCCCCCATCCCCCTGACCATCATCGGCGTGATGCCGGGACATGCCCTGCTGGGGTTCCAGTTCACGGCCACCTCCATGATCGGCATGATCGCCCTGGCGGGCATCATCGTACGCAACTCCATCCTGCTGGTGGACTTCATCAACCAGACGGTGGAGGCTGGCAGCTCTTTCCAGGAGGCCGTGATCCAGGCCGGGGCCGTACGCGCCAAGCCCATCGTCCTCACGGGCCTGGCAGCCATGATCGGGGCCTTCTTCATCATCGACGATCCCATCTTCAGTGGTCTGGCCGTGTCGTTGATCTTCGGCATCCTGGTCTCCACCGTCCTCACCCTGGTGGTGATCCCCGTGATGTACTACGCCTTCAACTACCGCAAACTGGGCAGCTGA
- a CDS encoding LysR family transcriptional regulator — protein MADRRLQVFHTVARLLSFTKAAEALHMTQPAVTFQVRQLEDYFNTRLFDRTHNRISLTEAGQRVYGFADQISRLYDEMEGSVRELTGDISGVLMIGASMTVAEYMLPALLGDFKKKYPEVNIRLKVSNTEGIVSMVEDNEIDLGVVEAPVSNKNLAVELCRADQLVVVVSPEHELASRDHVEVSELLNHPYICREEGSGTREVIHEYLRSAGLSTSELNTVMELGSPEAIKGAVEANMGISVLSRTTLSKELRLGTLTAIPLEPLLERPYSFVHQKQKFRVRAMEELLNFARHYCSTHQSDDL, from the coding sequence ATGGCCGACCGACGCTTGCAGGTGTTTCATACCGTTGCCCGGTTGCTGAGCTTCACCAAGGCGGCGGAAGCGCTGCACATGACCCAGCCCGCGGTGACCTTCCAGGTACGCCAGCTCGAGGACTATTTCAACACCCGCCTGTTCGACCGCACCCACAACCGCATCAGCCTCACCGAAGCGGGCCAGCGGGTCTACGGCTTCGCCGACCAGATCTCCAGACTCTACGACGAGATGGAAGGCTCGGTACGGGAACTCACGGGAGATATCAGCGGCGTGCTGATGATCGGGGCCAGCATGACAGTGGCCGAGTACATGCTCCCGGCCCTCCTCGGCGACTTCAAGAAAAAATATCCCGAGGTGAATATCCGGCTCAAGGTATCCAACACCGAAGGCATCGTCTCCATGGTGGAGGACAACGAGATCGATCTCGGGGTAGTGGAGGCACCGGTGAGCAACAAGAACCTGGCCGTGGAATTGTGCCGCGCCGATCAGCTTGTGGTGGTGGTATCTCCCGAGCACGAATTGGCATCCCGCGACCATGTCGAAGTATCGGAGCTGCTCAACCACCCGTACATCTGTCGCGAGGAGGGGTCCGGAACCCGCGAGGTGATCCATGAATACCTGCGCTCGGCGGGCCTGTCCACCAGCGAGCTCAACACGGTGATGGAACTCGGCAGTCCCGAGGCCATCAAAGGCGCCGTGGAGGCCAACATGGGCATTTCCGTACTCTCACGCACCACCTTGAGCAAGGAGCTGCGGTTGGGGACCCTGACGGCGATCCCCCTCGAGCCACTCCTGGAGCGCCCATACTCCTTCGTGCACCAGAAGCAGAAATTCCGGGTACGGGCGATGGAGGAATTGCTGAACTTCGCCCGCCACTACTGCAGCACCCATCAATCCGACGATCTCTGA
- a CDS encoding Crp/Fnr family transcriptional regulator, with the protein MKNRPSDPRERELLDRFRCLSPEQQDTLVAFAAFLAERADTQEPADQPLPPPESIPRPAQESVVKAIKRLTHTYPMVERSKVLGETSDLVSQHVLQGRDAAAVIDDLEQIFRRHYERLVEERGANR; encoded by the coding sequence GTGAAGAACAGACCGAGCGATCCGCGGGAACGGGAGTTACTGGACCGGTTCCGATGCCTGTCGCCCGAGCAACAGGACACCCTGGTGGCCTTCGCGGCGTTTCTCGCCGAGCGCGCAGACACCCAGGAACCAGCGGACCAACCGCTGCCCCCTCCCGAGTCCATCCCGCGCCCGGCCCAGGAATCGGTGGTCAAGGCCATCAAGAGGCTCACTCATACCTACCCCATGGTGGAGCGTTCCAAGGTTCTCGGGGAAACCTCCGATCTGGTGAGTCAGCATGTCCTCCAGGGCCGCGATGCGGCAGCGGTCATCGATGATCTGGAGCAGATATTCCGCCGCCATTACGAACGGCTGGTGGAGGAACGCGGGGCCAATCGATGA